The Streptococcus mitis genomic sequence AAAAGTCAGTCCAATAGGTGTAAGCAAGCTGTATAGCGAAATATCAGAGTGGCAAATTCCAAATAGAGATTATTTTGATGAGTTATTTAGAGTTTCAAAAAATCAAATCATTTGGGGAGTGAACTACTTCGACTATTCTTTTGGTTCTGGCCGTATCGTTTGGGACAAAGTTAATGGTCATTCAAGTTTTTCAGATTGTGAGATAGCATACTGCAGCTTACATGATAGTACACGACTGTTTCGCTATATGTGGAATGGTATGATGCAAGGCAAGTCAATATCTGAAGGTCATATACAACAAGGAAATAAGACCTTGAATGAGGTTAGAATCCATCCGACACAAAAACCGATAAATCTTTATCTTTGGTTACTTCAAACTTACGCAAAAGACGGAGACAAGATTCTTGATACTCATGTTGGTTCAGCAAGTAGTTTAATGGCTTGTCAAGAATTAGGTTTTGAGTATGTAGGTTGCGAGTTAGATAGAGACATCTTTAATCTTGCTAAACAGAGACTCAATGATTATGAAAAACAAATAAAATTATTTTAAAAAGGAATAGGAGGCTTTGGGATGATACTGAAATTTAGAGCGTGGCACAAGACGTGGGAAGAAATGGGTCGGATAACCTTTATTCGTTACAAAAAATCAGGAGAAATAGCTCATCTATCTTTCCGTGGAAATACATATAGTGGGTTAGTGAAGCTTGACGAAATCGAACTCATGCAATCAACAGATATGGTTGATAGGAATGGCAAGATTATCTTTGGAGGCGACATAGTCAGAATGGCCAAAGATGTTTATTCTGAACCGACTTATTACGAGGTTGTAAGACATCGTGGCGGAGCCTATCGTCTTGAATCTAAACAACACGGATGTGAATTGTGGTTACGACATACGGATTGCGAGGTCGCGGGGAATGTATATGAAAACCCTGAGCTTTTGGAGGATAAGGAATGAGACCAAAAAGATACCCTTTCAGTGGTGCTAAAAAAGAGAGTGAAGCTAAGAAGATATCGTTAATGCTTAAAAAAGTCGATGAATCTGCCTTGAAAGGAAGTGTTTGGGCGGAGCCTCTACATCTCTATGGAAAAACAAGAGTTCATGTAGAGATAGAGGGTTATGGAAAGAAAATCACGACTGAGTTTAAAACAGATGATATGGATTTTTCCAAAAAAGCTTCATTCTTTAAGAGGGCATTATTCAAAAGAGCTGAAATGATGTCTCAGTTTGATTTTAGAGAAACAACAACAGAAGAATGGAACCGAATAATCTTAGAACTTTTGGATGCTATCAAACTTTGGGATTGAGATATAAAAAAAGCCAGCACAGCTGACTCCTTTGTGATATTCCGATAAAAATATTATATCATAAAGGAGCGATGTTGTGAGGTTATTAAAAAAGGTTGACGTGCAATTCACCAAGAGAAATGTCTATGACGTTCTAGAGAGTTATCGATCGTATGTCCGAATGGCAGGCGCTGAGTATTTGCCTAAAATCACAACGACCTACTCATTTGAACCAAAGACATTCACTGGTAAGAACACAGCTGCTGAGAATATGGTTATCGACCATGTGGATGCAGAGGCAGAGGTTTTGGAGATTGAGAGAGCAGTCAACTGCATTATGGATCCATATGTTCGGCAGGTTATCGCAAAGAAGTACATGGATATGGAAATCCAATTATCAGACAAGGTTATCTATATGGACTTAGGCTATTCTGAAAGTGAGTTCTACCGCATGCTTAGCAGAGGTGCTTTGGAATTTGCGGAAGCCTATCGAAAAGGTAAGCTGATTGTCTTTCGTAAAATTTCGGGAGATATTTGCGAGTAAATTGCTAGGAAATGGCTTATTTTACATGGTAAAATAGTATTGTCAAGTGATAGGTCAATTGACGTCTCCTTTATACTTTATTATATTTTTCCGAGGCTTCGGTCTCGTTTTGGCGGTGACAGGCAAGTGGTTTCTCTCCTATGTTTCCCTTGGTTCGATTCCGGGCATCGCCGTTAAAGACTACAAAAAATAAAAAAGGAAAACTTTCAAAATGATTACTAATTAACACGCAAGGTAGTAGTCACTTTGCATTTTTAGGGCTTAGCCTAGATAATCTGTGGTAACTCAGGAAAAGGATGTTTTTAAATCTATCAAACATCCTGCCAGCAATGGTCAATCTAAGCAATTTAATCTTAACTATTTCAGTTTTGGAATAGGTAGGCGAAGTTAAAGCAGAGAGATTCCAACGGCAAGGTGCTGAGGAAATGCAAACGTGGCAGTTTGGCTGTGAAACGAGTCTATAAGAGGAAAGAGGTATTTGGTTCGAGGTGCAACAAGAGCTTAATACCATATCTTACAAAAATTGGGCGCCTCCCAAAAGTATGTAAGGTGAGTTGATTGTCCGCAAAACAATCGATAACAAGCAGGCGCTGTGCATTTTGTTCTTCAAAAGAGAATGAAACACATGGCAATGCGTGTCTGTGATAGATGAAAGATGATTTTTATATTTTAAAAGCTATTCAAGATAGAAAAAACTCAAAAAAGCAAAAGGCATCGCCCGTCGTAAATGAAAGTGTACTTCGGCAATTAGATTGCCTACTCAAGTCTCGCAAGGATAAGAGTAAAGTCAAAGAGTAAAGCAGCTTAGACTTTTAGCGGGGTCTTCGTTAATTGAAAAATGGCTTAGTAGTTTGTGATGTAAGGAGTGATTGGTCTAACCAATCGTGCATGAGTGATACAAGTAGGAATATTTGTGGACAAGATAATAAACTATAAGTTATCGAAAGTCACTCGCTTAAAGCAGTAGTCTCATGCTGATTAATGGATATATGGTAGATGGATGACGTCACAGGTTCGAATCCTGTCGTTCCAATTGCGATTTTAATTCGCAGTGAGAGGTCTTAAAAAAGTCGCACATCGTGTGGCTTTTTTTGATTATTTGAAAGGTGGTGATGGAAAATTGAATGAAAGACAAAGACGATTCGCAGATGAGTACATCATCAGCAGAAACGCAACACAATCTGCAATAAAAGCAGGGTATTCTGATAAAACAGCGAGGTCTATAGGACAAAGATTGTTGACAAAAGTTGACATTTCTGAATACATTAAAAAACGTACAGAAGAACTTTTTGACGAACGTTCGATGTCAATCGCAGAAGCCTTGGCAATCTCTGCTAGTATTGCTAGAGGGGAAACTCAACAAGGCTATTCTAAAAAAACTGTAAAGACCGCTGAAGGTGTGGAGGTATCAGAAACGACTTATGAATTTACTCCGACAATTGAAGAAAGACAACGCTCTATAGACCACATATTCAGAGTGAATGGCGCGTATTTAGAGAGAAAAGAAATCGAGATGTCTTCGGTTGTTCAATTCGTTGATGATATAGGAGTTAGCAATGAAGCGTAGAATGAGCGAATTTATCCCAAAGGCTTTTTACTCTATGTGGCGTGCAGCATTCGACCCTAAAATCTTACATGTAGTTGAGAAAGGTGGGCGTGGTTCTGGTAAGTCAAGCGACCTCGGACACACTATCATTCAACTGATTATGCGCTATCCAGTCAATGCCGTATGTATTCGTAAGACGGATAATACCTTAGAACAATCGGTCTATGAGCAATTGAAATGGGCGATTAGTGAGCAAGGGGTTAGTCATTTATTTAAAATTAATAAGTCCCCTTTGAAGATAACCTATATCCCAAGAGGAAATTATATTATCTTCCGTGGTGCACAAGATCCAGAGCGTATCAAATCCTTGAAAGATAGTCGCTTCCCATTTGCGATAGGCTGGATTGAGGAGTTAGCTGAGTTTAAAACCGAAGATGAAGTAAAGACAATCACCAACTCCCTTCTTCGTGGAGAATTGGATGATGGTCTTTTTTATAAATTCTTTTACTCTTACAATCCTCCAAAAAGAAAACAGTCTTGGGTGAATAAGAAATACGAGAGTGTTATACAGCCTCCAAACACCCACGTACACCATTCGACTTACTTAGATAACCCATATATATCCCAAGCATTCATAGAAGAAGCAGAGGCCACGAGAGAACGTTCAGAGAAGCGTTATCGTTGGGAGTATCTGGGCGAGGCTATCGGTTCGGGTGTAGCACCATTTGAAAATCTGGTATTCCGCAAGATTACAGACGAGGAGATAGCAAGGTTTGATAACATTCGACAAGGTAACGACTTTGGATATGCTAACGACCCTTTGGCTTTTGTTCGCTGGCATTACGATAAGAAGAAACGTGTTATCTATGCAATCGATGAGATTTATGGCGTGAAGATTAGCAACCGTGAATTGGCTGAAAGAATCCGTGAGAAAGGCTATCAATCTCAGATGATAACCTGTGATAGCGCAGAACCTAAGTCGATTGATGAGTTAAAACTGC encodes the following:
- a CDS encoding terminase small subunit, producing MAFFDYLKGGDGKLNERQRRFADEYIISRNATQSAIKAGYSDKTARSIGQRLLTKVDISEYIKKRTEELFDERSMSIAEALAISASIARGETQQGYSKKTVKTAEGVEVSETTYEFTPTIEERQRSIDHIFRVNGAYLERKEIEMSSVVQFVDDIGVSNEA
- a CDS encoding YopX family protein yields the protein MILKFRAWHKTWEEMGRITFIRYKKSGEIAHLSFRGNTYSGLVKLDEIELMQSTDMVDRNGKIIFGGDIVRMAKDVYSEPTYYEVVRHRGGAYRLESKQHGCELWLRHTDCEVAGNVYENPELLEDKE
- a CDS encoding DNA methyltransferase, which codes for MDVMKRYPDNYFDLSIVDPPYFSGPEKRKYYGRKVSPIGVSKLYSEISEWQIPNRDYFDELFRVSKNQIIWGVNYFDYSFGSGRIVWDKVNGHSSFSDCEIAYCSLHDSTRLFRYMWNGMMQGKSISEGHIQQGNKTLNEVRIHPTQKPINLYLWLLQTYAKDGDKILDTHVGSASSLMACQELGFEYVGCELDRDIFNLAKQRLNDYEKQIKLF
- a CDS encoding ArpU family phage packaging/lysis transcriptional regulator, giving the protein MRLLKKVDVQFTKRNVYDVLESYRSYVRMAGAEYLPKITTTYSFEPKTFTGKNTAAENMVIDHVDAEAEVLEIERAVNCIMDPYVRQVIAKKYMDMEIQLSDKVIYMDLGYSESEFYRMLSRGALEFAEAYRKGKLIVFRKISGDICE
- a CDS encoding PBSX family phage terminase large subunit; translation: MKRRMSEFIPKAFYSMWRAAFDPKILHVVEKGGRGSGKSSDLGHTIIQLIMRYPVNAVCIRKTDNTLEQSVYEQLKWAISEQGVSHLFKINKSPLKITYIPRGNYIIFRGAQDPERIKSLKDSRFPFAIGWIEELAEFKTEDEVKTITNSLLRGELDDGLFYKFFYSYNPPKRKQSWVNKKYESVIQPPNTHVHHSTYLDNPYISQAFIEEAEATRERSEKRYRWEYLGEAIGSGVAPFENLVFRKITDEEIARFDNIRQGNDFGYANDPLAFVRWHYDKKKRVIYAIDEIYGVKISNRELAERIREKGYQSQMITCDSAEPKSIDELKLHLNIPLVQGAKKGPDSREYGERWLDDLDAIVIDPERTPNIAREFESADYAVDRDGNPKPKLEEVNDHTIDATRYAFEDDMRQPGISFW